A region of the Corynebacterium falsenii genome:
CTGCGCGCCATGATGAACGAATGGCGTGGCATCAAGGGCGTGGACAAGGCCACCGATGATGAGCTCTACGCTCGCTTCGCCGCAGGCCGCGATGCGTTCAACCGCCGCCGCGAGGAGCACTTCGACCAACTGGATAAGAACCGCGTGAGCGCACGCATCAAGAAAGAAGCCCTCATTGAGAAGGCTGAGGCGATGCAGCACTCCACCGACTGGGGTCCTACGGCTCGGGCCTACCGGGATCTCATGGACCAGTGGAAGGCGGCCGGTCGCGCGCACCGCGACGTGGACGACGAACTGTGGGCTCGGTTCCGCGCCGCCCAGGACGTCTTCTTCAACGCCCGCAAGGCAGATAGCGCCAAGCGCGATGAGGAGTTCGAGGCCAACGCGGAGGCCAAGCAGAAGCTCATCGACGAATACCGGGATCAGGTTGATCCGCAGGCCCACGGCCTCGATAAGGCCCGCAATGCCCTGCACGAACTGCAGGATAAATGGGAGGCCATCGGCTACGTTCCCCGCGACCGCGTCCGCGAGTTCGAGGACAAGATCGGCGAGCTAGAAGACCGCGTGTCCGAAGCCGCCGATGAGCAGTGGAAGCGTACCGATCCGGAGGCACAGGCCCGCGTGGCTCAATTCCAAGCCAAGGTGGATCAGTTCACCGCTGAAGCGGAGGCCGCCGAGGCTAAGGGTAAGACCGACAAAGCGAAAAAACTGCGTGACCAAGCCGCGCAGTGGAAGGAATGGGCGGATGCCGCCGCCCAGGCTGTGGAAGGTTAGCGACCGAGCGCTCACTGTGGAGGAGCTAAGGCCCTAAGAATCACCCTTAGGACTCCCCCTAGGACTCCCCCGAGGTCTCCTCTCGCTGAGACTCCTCCGCCTTCCGGCGGTTGTACTCCTCAACCCGGCGGCGGCGCGCCTTCGCCCTAGCCCGCCGGTCGTCGACGATCTCCACCGTCTCGCGCGGCTGGATGCCCGTGCGCATCCGCTGCGCAGACTCCTCCGCCTGCGCTGCCTGCAGCTTTTCCTCACGCCGCGCCTCGGCAATAGCCTTCTGGAACGCCGTGCGACGGAACAGCAGCGCGGTCAGGGTCACAAAGAGGATCGTGAGCCCGATGATGCACATGATCAGGCCGAATCCCGGCCCTTCGCCGGGGTCGGTCACGGGACGGCTTTGCCGCATCCAGATTGCGAAAATGCTGTACCACCAGGCCACGCCGGCGAACGCCCAGTTCACCCAGGCCACGATCCACGAGCGGGACACAATCGTGCCCACCGTCAGCAGCAGCGCCGTCACGCACAGCCAGGAGTAGATCCGCTCCGGCATCGTCGTGCCGTACATTTCCGCGGTTTTGCTGTAGAACAGCACGTCGAAGCCATGCACCTGCCCCGAGTGCGGCATGAACAGCCCCACCATCGGCAGCATGAGACCCACGGCAAGGAACGGCAGCGCCTTCGTGTAGTCCACGCTCTTGGCGGCATCCCGTTCCGCGCCCTTGAGGTCGCTGCGGTATGCGGCTAGGCGATCGCGTTTCTCCCCGGCCGCCCCAGTCTGCGCAGTATTCGCGGTGTTCGCAGTATTTTCGGTGTGCTTGTCGGCGTTACTCACAACCGCATCCTCCGGTTCCGCAGCTCGTCGCAGGGGTGTTCTCCTGCTCACTGCCTGGTTTCTTCACTGTTGGCAACCCTAGTCCGACGCCTACAGGCGCCGTCGTCGGAGTCCTCCCCGCGTCGTACATGTCGCCTGCCTTCGTGCGGCGGTGGCTCAGCACACCACCATCGGCGATAAGGAAATGCGGCGATGAACCGGTGATCTCCACAGTCACTACATCACCGGGACGAATCTCCGGCGTGGGCGCGAAGTGGACGAGGCGGCCATCGCGAGCCCTGCCGGACATGCGGTGGGTCTGGTCGTTCTTGCGGCCACCGCCAGCTTGCACGAGCAGCTCCTGGGTAGTGCCGACGAGCCGAGCGTTTTCTTCCTCGCTGATGCGCTCCTGCAGCTCGAGAAGGCGCTCGTAGCGCTGCTGCACCACGGCCTTCGGGATCTGCTGGTCCATCTCCGAAGCTGGGGTTCCGGGCCTCGGGGAGTACTGGAAGGTGAACGCGCTGGAGAAGCGTGCCTGCTCCACCACGTCGAGCGTGGCCTGGAAGTCTTCCTCCGTCTCGCCGGGGAATCCCACGATGATGTCCGTGGTAATGGCGGCATGCGGGATGCGCTCGCGGACCTTGTCGAGGATCCCCAGGAACTTCTTGGAGCGGTAGGAGCGGCGCATATCCTTGAGCACCTTGTCGGAGCCCGATTGCAGCGGCATGTGCAGCTGTGGGCATACCACCGGGGTCTCGGCCATCGCCTCGATGACATCGTCGGTGAACTCGGCCGGGTGTGGGCTAGTGAATCGGAGCCGCTCGAGCCCCTCGATCTCACCACAGGCGCGGAGCAGCTTGGCGAACGCTCCCCGATCACGTTCCAGATCCGGGTCGGAGAAGTTCACGCCGTATGCGTTGACGTTCTGCCCCAGCAACGTGACCTCGGTGACGCCTTGATCTACCAGAGCCTTCACCTCGGCAAGAATGTCACCTGGGCGTCGATCCTGTTCCTTACCCCGCAGCGACGGCACGATGCAGAAGGTGCACGTGTTGTTGCACCCCACCGACACCGACACCCATCCGGCGTAGGCGGATTCGCGCTTGGCCGGGAGGATGGAAGGGAACTGCTCGAGGGAATCGACGATCTCCACCTCGGCGGACTGATTGTGCGCCGAGCGCTGCAGCAGCGTGG
Encoded here:
- the miaB gene encoding tRNA (N6-isopentenyl adenosine(37)-C2)-methylthiotransferase MiaB: MTQTIQTPSSTDKTARSYEVRTFGCQMNVHDSERLSGLLEEYGYVPAGADETPDVVVFNTCAVRENADKRLYGTLGQMKAVKDAHPGMQIAVGGCMAQKDKQTIVDKAPWVDVVFGTHNLGSLPTLLQRSAHNQSAEVEIVDSLEQFPSILPAKRESAYAGWVSVSVGCNNTCTFCIVPSLRGKEQDRRPGDILAEVKALVDQGVTEVTLLGQNVNAYGVNFSDPDLERDRGAFAKLLRACGEIEGLERLRFTSPHPAEFTDDVIEAMAETPVVCPQLHMPLQSGSDKVLKDMRRSYRSKKFLGILDKVRERIPHAAITTDIIVGFPGETEEDFQATLDVVEQARFSSAFTFQYSPRPGTPASEMDQQIPKAVVQQRYERLLELQERISEEENARLVGTTQELLVQAGGGRKNDQTHRMSGRARDGRLVHFAPTPEIRPGDVVTVEITGSSPHFLIADGGVLSHRRTKAGDMYDAGRTPTTAPVGVGLGLPTVKKPGSEQENTPATSCGTGGCGCE
- a CDS encoding DUF349 domain-containing protein gives rise to the protein MSEPAKPNGTPQSQATPQSQAAPKPAPKPGPRPGPRPGQKVSTQRPAPKPAGSAKSASGAPKPEAAAPQVPHNDPAKFGRVDADGTAWVTTPDGDRAIGQYQAGSPEEGLAHFGARYDDVSTQVAVLAARLVTHPEEAQRIREDAQRIIADLPTAAIIGDIPALQQRAEDVVANSHQAERQAEQDKADRKAAATQRKQELAAEAENIGESSTEWKKSGDRLRAMMNEWRGIKGVDKATDDELYARFAAGRDAFNRRREEHFDQLDKNRVSARIKKEALIEKAEAMQHSTDWGPTARAYRDLMDQWKAAGRAHRDVDDELWARFRAAQDVFFNARKADSAKRDEEFEANAEAKQKLIDEYRDQVDPQAHGLDKARNALHELQDKWEAIGYVPRDRVREFEDKIGELEDRVSEAADEQWKRTDPEAQARVAQFQAKVDQFTAEAEAAEAKGKTDKAKKLRDQAAQWKEWADAAAQAVEG
- a CDS encoding Rv2732c family membrane protein; the protein is MSNADKHTENTANTANTAQTGAAGEKRDRLAAYRSDLKGAERDAAKSVDYTKALPFLAVGLMLPMVGLFMPHSGQVHGFDVLFYSKTAEMYGTTMPERIYSWLCVTALLLTVGTIVSRSWIVAWVNWAFAGVAWWYSIFAIWMRQSRPVTDPGEGPGFGLIMCIIGLTILFVTLTALLFRRTAFQKAIAEARREEKLQAAQAEESAQRMRTGIQPRETVEIVDDRRARAKARRRRVEEYNRRKAEESQREETSGES